From Ascaphus truei isolate aAscTru1 chromosome 17, aAscTru1.hap1, whole genome shotgun sequence, the proteins below share one genomic window:
- the LOC142468463 gene encoding osteocalcin-like, which produces MKMLVALSLLALSAYCLVNKDDRRLLQGSRNLKSHGAVAMTRSAANTLIKRNRRAYDYYERLYPRMKTTLELKKEQCETYFPCGQLSEWVGFYQAYQHYFGPV; this is translated from the exons ATGAAGATGTTGGTTGCCTTGTCACTTCTGGCCCTCTCTGCCTACTGTCTTGTTAATAAAG ATGACAGACGCTTGCTTCAGGGCTCAAGAAACTTGAAAAGTCATGGAG CGGTGGCAATGACACGGAGTGCAGCAAACACGTTGATTAAGAGGAACAGGCGTGCATACGACTACTATGAAAG ATTATACCCCCGGATGAAGACTACATTGGAACTGAAGAAGGAGCAGTGCGAGACCTATTTTCCCTGTGGCCAGCTATCTGAATGGGTGGGCTTCTACCAGGCCTACCAGCATTACTTTGGCCCTGTCTAA